A window from Solanum stenotomum isolate F172 chromosome 7, ASM1918654v1, whole genome shotgun sequence encodes these proteins:
- the LOC125870821 gene encoding protein OSB2, chloroplastic-like, protein MNYLTKSIAKKAFFSSSSPQKCQLLLQTLSSRFASTTISKPRKPKIPKPQDPSSSYVLTHPRIEIYDEAEDVSSWPKPSEIPYQAKVANSVNLVGFVQTPVHFEASTDGKYCASTVVAHENSDDNSVLMIPVVFAGDLAHIVACHVKENDCVYVYGKFSMEPLSCEFMDEYQSCFHIVAENVNFVQGLKRNVSLKGNVKSVYLKGKNFVLDENDNQHSDYLVKQKERLFGLEYDDSVNLGESKSEEGVTGGDDWRDLIKNPKQWWDCRKAKLDGIVKARHPDFKKKDSSTSLWIENAPRWVLEGLEGLEFDAYAPKSKSVGKDVDSWKDLLENPDKWWDNRASKLNQKAPDFKHKNTGIGLWVGSSPDWVLSQLPPLRDQRAASSDK, encoded by the coding sequence ATGAATTACTTAACAAAATCAATAGCAAAAAAggcctttttctcctcttcttctccccAAAAATGCCAACTTTTACTCCAAACCCTCAGTTCAAGATTTGCCTCTACAACCATTTCTAAGCCAAGAAAACCCAAAATCCCTAAACCCCAAGACCCCTCTTCATCTTATGTGCTTACCCATCCAAGAATTGAGATTTATGATGAAGCAGAAGATGTGTCTTCTTGGCCAAAGCCAAGTGAGATACCTTACCAAGCAAAAGTTGCAAATTCTGTTAATCTTGTTGGTTTTGTGCAAACCCCAGTTCATTTTGAAGCTTCCACTGATGGGAAATATTGTGCTAGTACTGTTGTTGCTCATGAGAATAGTGATGATAACTCTGTTTTGATGATTCCTGTTGTGTTTGCTGGTGATTTAGCTCATATTGTTGCTTGTCATGTTAAGGAAAATGATTGTGTTTATGTGTATGGGAAGTTCTCTATGGAACCATTGTCTTGTGAATTCATGGATGAATATCAGTCTTGTTTTCATATTGTTGCTGAAAATGTCAACTTTGTGCAGGGTCTGAAACGAAATGTTTCCCTCAAGGGAAATGTAAAATCAGTTTATCTGAAAGGTAAGAACTTTGTGTTGGATGAAAATGATAACCAGCATTCTGATTATTTGGTCAAACAGAAAGAAAGGTTGTTTGGTTTAGAATATGATGATTCTGTTAATTTGGGTGAGAGCAAGTCGGAGGAAGGTGTTACGGGAGGTGATGATTGGAGAGACCTTATTAAGAATCCGAAACAATGGTGGGATTGTCGAAAGGCGAAGTTAGATGGAATTGTGAAAGCAAGGCACCCtgatttcaagaaaaaggatAGTAGTACTTCTCTATGGATTGAGAATGCTCCAAGGTGGGTTCTTGAGGGACTTGAAGGACTTGAATTCGATGCTtatgctcctaaatctaaaagcGTTGGGAAGGACGTTGATTCTTGGAAAGATTTGCTGGAGAATCCTGATAAATGGTGGGACAACAGAGCTAGTAAATTGAATCAGAAAGCACCTGATTTTAAGCACAAGAATACTGGTATAGGGCTTTGGGTCGGTAGCTCACCAGATTGGGTGTTGTCTCAGTTGCCACCATTGAGGGATCAACGAGCTGCTTCTTCAGACAAGTAG
- the LOC125870816 gene encoding DEAD-box ATP-dependent RNA helicase 57 isoform X1 yields the protein MEKDASFLFGGISFNRKKFARDFDRFKGKNIVDSAEKLQLIEKVLLLNCEDKTIDDSLEKVEFVENEISEMEDGTSTSVSKKRKRKEKGAVHDSVEGFSVFKSSKLKKEAASEETDQSVNELLQGKKEYYQQLERDAIFRKMHNIHVSGSNIPSPLLNFAELRSRYKCRSYLLRNLAKLGFKEPTPIQRQAIPVLLSGRECFACAPTGCGKTFAFVFPILMKLKHTSKDGVRAVILSPTRELAAQTTRECKKLARKKFYIRLMTKQLAKSGDFSKLRCDVLISTPLRVKFAIQKRKLDLSRVEFLVLDESDKLFEPGMLEQVDFVVKACTNPSILRSLFSATLPDIVEDRARTIMHDAVRVIIGRKNSASETIEQKLVYVGSEEGKLLALRQSFAESLNPPVLVFVQNKERAKELYDELKLEDIRPDVIHSDLSQIQRENAIDNFRAGKTWVLIATDVVARGMDFKGVNCVINYDFPDAAAAYIHRIGRSGRAGRSGQAITFYTEADIPFLRNIANVITSSGGEVPEWIMSLTKKKWRKHRPQRETISTQPDI from the exons ATGGAAAAAGATGCATCTTTCTTGTTTGGTGGCATCTCTTTCAACCGCAAAAAGTTTGCTCGCGATTTCGACAGATTTAAg GGGAAAAACATAGTTGATTCAGCTGAGAAATTGCAATTGATTGAGAAGGTATTACTGTTGAACTGT GAGGATAAAACTATTGATGATTCGTTAGAGAAAGTGGAGTTCGTCGAGAATGAGATATCTGAAATGGAGGATGGGACAAGTACTAGCGTGAgtaagaagaggaagaggaaggaGAAGGGAGCAGTTCATG ACTCAGTGGAGGGATTTTCCGTCTTCAAGAGttcaaaattgaaaaaggaAGCTGCAAGCGAAGAGACTGATCAATCTGTAAATGAACTGCTTCAgggaaaaaaagaatattatcaaCAATTGGAG AGGGACGCAATTTTTCGGAAGATGCACAACATTCATGTTTCAGGGAGTAACATCCCTTCACCATTGCTCAATTTTGCTGAACTAAGATCAAG ATATAAATGTCGATCATATCTATTACGAAATCTGGCAAAACTGGGATTTAAAGAACCAACGCCAATCCAAAGGCAGGCTATTCCAGTCCTCTTATCT GGGCGGGAATGCTTTGCTTGTGCACCTACTGGTTGTGGCAAAACATTTGCTTTTGTTTTTCCTATACTTATGAAACTCAAG CACACTTCAAAGGATGGTGTCCGAGCTGTAATTCTTTCCCCTACAAGAGAGTTAGCTGCTCAGACAACAAGAGAATGCAAAAAGTTGGCCAGGAAGAAGTTCTACATCAGGTTGATGACTAAACAACTCGCTAAAAGTGGGGACTTTTCTAAACTGCGATGTGATGTACTGATCTCGACACCATTGCGCGTAAAGTTTGCTATCCAAAAAAGAAAGCTTGATTTAAGTAG GGTTGAATTTCTTGTCTTAGATGAATCTGATAAGCTTTTCGAGCCTGGCATGCTAGAGCAGGTTGATTTTGTGGTGAAGGCGTGCACAAATCCTTCAATTCTTCGGTCATTGTTCAGTGCTACTTTACCCGATATAGTTGAAGACCGAGCACGTACAATAATGCATGATGCTGTTCGAGTAATTATTGGTAGGAA AAATTCGGCATCTGAAACAATAGAGCAAAAATTGGTATATGTAGGGAGTGAAGAAGGGAAGCTTCTGGCTCTTCGTCAAAGCTTTGCAGAG agtttgAACCCACCAGTGCTAGTATTCGTTCAAAACAAGGAGCGTGCAAAGGAGCTATATGACGAGCTAAAATTGGAAGATATTCGACCCGATGTTATCCATTCAGACCTTTCTCAGATACAG AGAGAAAATGCTATTGATAATTTTAGAGCTGGAAAAACATGGGTTTTAATTGCCACTGATGTTGTTGCCCGGGGTATGGATTTCAAAGGGGTTAACTGCGTAATAAATTACGATTTCCCAGATGCTGCTGCAGCATATATTCACAGAATTG GACGTTCTGGCAGAGCAGGAAGGAGTGGACAGGCGATAACATTTTATACTGAAGCAGATATTCCCTTTTTGAGGAACATCGCAAATGTTATTACGTCTTCTGGTGGTGAGGTTCCTGAGTGGATCATGTCTCTGACCAAGAAAAAGTGGAGGAAACACAGACCACAAAGAGAAACCATTTCAACTCAGCCAGACATATGA
- the LOC125870816 gene encoding DEAD-box ATP-dependent RNA helicase 57 isoform X2 yields the protein MEKDASFLFGGISFNRKKFARDFDRFKGKNIVDSAEKLQLIEKEDKTIDDSLEKVEFVENEISEMEDGTSTSVSKKRKRKEKGAVHDSVEGFSVFKSSKLKKEAASEETDQSVNELLQGKKEYYQQLERDAIFRKMHNIHVSGSNIPSPLLNFAELRSRYKCRSYLLRNLAKLGFKEPTPIQRQAIPVLLSGRECFACAPTGCGKTFAFVFPILMKLKHTSKDGVRAVILSPTRELAAQTTRECKKLARKKFYIRLMTKQLAKSGDFSKLRCDVLISTPLRVKFAIQKRKLDLSRVEFLVLDESDKLFEPGMLEQVDFVVKACTNPSILRSLFSATLPDIVEDRARTIMHDAVRVIIGRKNSASETIEQKLVYVGSEEGKLLALRQSFAESLNPPVLVFVQNKERAKELYDELKLEDIRPDVIHSDLSQIQRENAIDNFRAGKTWVLIATDVVARGMDFKGVNCVINYDFPDAAAAYIHRIGRSGRAGRSGQAITFYTEADIPFLRNIANVITSSGGEVPEWIMSLTKKKWRKHRPQRETISTQPDI from the exons ATGGAAAAAGATGCATCTTTCTTGTTTGGTGGCATCTCTTTCAACCGCAAAAAGTTTGCTCGCGATTTCGACAGATTTAAg GGGAAAAACATAGTTGATTCAGCTGAGAAATTGCAATTGATTGAGAAG GAGGATAAAACTATTGATGATTCGTTAGAGAAAGTGGAGTTCGTCGAGAATGAGATATCTGAAATGGAGGATGGGACAAGTACTAGCGTGAgtaagaagaggaagaggaaggaGAAGGGAGCAGTTCATG ACTCAGTGGAGGGATTTTCCGTCTTCAAGAGttcaaaattgaaaaaggaAGCTGCAAGCGAAGAGACTGATCAATCTGTAAATGAACTGCTTCAgggaaaaaaagaatattatcaaCAATTGGAG AGGGACGCAATTTTTCGGAAGATGCACAACATTCATGTTTCAGGGAGTAACATCCCTTCACCATTGCTCAATTTTGCTGAACTAAGATCAAG ATATAAATGTCGATCATATCTATTACGAAATCTGGCAAAACTGGGATTTAAAGAACCAACGCCAATCCAAAGGCAGGCTATTCCAGTCCTCTTATCT GGGCGGGAATGCTTTGCTTGTGCACCTACTGGTTGTGGCAAAACATTTGCTTTTGTTTTTCCTATACTTATGAAACTCAAG CACACTTCAAAGGATGGTGTCCGAGCTGTAATTCTTTCCCCTACAAGAGAGTTAGCTGCTCAGACAACAAGAGAATGCAAAAAGTTGGCCAGGAAGAAGTTCTACATCAGGTTGATGACTAAACAACTCGCTAAAAGTGGGGACTTTTCTAAACTGCGATGTGATGTACTGATCTCGACACCATTGCGCGTAAAGTTTGCTATCCAAAAAAGAAAGCTTGATTTAAGTAG GGTTGAATTTCTTGTCTTAGATGAATCTGATAAGCTTTTCGAGCCTGGCATGCTAGAGCAGGTTGATTTTGTGGTGAAGGCGTGCACAAATCCTTCAATTCTTCGGTCATTGTTCAGTGCTACTTTACCCGATATAGTTGAAGACCGAGCACGTACAATAATGCATGATGCTGTTCGAGTAATTATTGGTAGGAA AAATTCGGCATCTGAAACAATAGAGCAAAAATTGGTATATGTAGGGAGTGAAGAAGGGAAGCTTCTGGCTCTTCGTCAAAGCTTTGCAGAG agtttgAACCCACCAGTGCTAGTATTCGTTCAAAACAAGGAGCGTGCAAAGGAGCTATATGACGAGCTAAAATTGGAAGATATTCGACCCGATGTTATCCATTCAGACCTTTCTCAGATACAG AGAGAAAATGCTATTGATAATTTTAGAGCTGGAAAAACATGGGTTTTAATTGCCACTGATGTTGTTGCCCGGGGTATGGATTTCAAAGGGGTTAACTGCGTAATAAATTACGATTTCCCAGATGCTGCTGCAGCATATATTCACAGAATTG GACGTTCTGGCAGAGCAGGAAGGAGTGGACAGGCGATAACATTTTATACTGAAGCAGATATTCCCTTTTTGAGGAACATCGCAAATGTTATTACGTCTTCTGGTGGTGAGGTTCCTGAGTGGATCATGTCTCTGACCAAGAAAAAGTGGAGGAAACACAGACCACAAAGAGAAACCATTTCAACTCAGCCAGACATATGA